One Gammaproteobacteria bacterium DNA segment encodes these proteins:
- a CDS encoding NUDIX hydrolase, protein MGKEYPGAPLAAVGAVVIHGGRVLLVRRRDEPNAGQWAIPGGSVHLGETLAAAAEREVLEESGIRVRAGRPIYAFDRVERDEAGRVRHHYVVVDVLAEYLAGDPSPGDDALEARWLAPHELAGLPVNATTLDLLRTAVDFLE, encoded by the coding sequence ATGGGCAAGGAATATCCGGGGGCCCCCCTGGCGGCGGTGGGGGCGGTGGTGATCCATGGCGGTCGGGTGCTGCTGGTGCGCCGTCGGGACGAGCCTAATGCGGGTCAGTGGGCGATTCCCGGCGGCAGCGTGCACCTGGGTGAGACCCTGGCCGCGGCGGCCGAACGGGAGGTGTTGGAGGAGAGCGGGATCAGGGTGCGGGCCGGGCGCCCCATCTATGCCTTCGACCGGGTGGAGCGGGACGAGGCCGGTCGGGTGCGCCACCACTACGTCGTGGTGGATGTGCTGGCCGAGTACCTGGCGGGGGACCCCAGCCCCGGAGATGATGCCCTGGAGGCCCGCTGGCTCGCGCCCCATGAGCTGGCGGGGTTGCCCGTCAATGCCACCACCCTGGATCTGCTGCGCACGGCCGTGGATTTCCTCGAATGA
- a CDS encoding DUF2970 domain-containing protein, with protein sequence MRRHNVKREPSTMSGKTGDTTEQDQSPLSLWQVTKSVMWAFLGIQKDATRERDLSRGKPIHFIIIGLTATILFIAVVVGVVSLVMSLAQP encoded by the coding sequence ATGCGCCGCCACAACGTCAAGCGGGAGCCAAGCACCATGTCCGGAAAGACCGGCGACACGACAGAACAGGATCAGTCCCCCCTCAGCCTGTGGCAGGTCACCAAGAGCGTGATGTGGGCCTTTCTCGGGATCCAGAAGGACGCCACCCGCGAGCGGGACCTCAGCCGCGGCAAGCCCATCCATTTCATCATCATCGGCCTCACGGCGACCATCCTGTTCATCGCCGTCGTGGTGGGCGTGGTGTCGCTGGTCATGAGCCTCGCCCAACCCTGA